CACGTTGCTCCTGGACGAGCAGGTGGAGGTATTCTTCAAGTAGCGTTCGAACGGGAAGCTTCTCCCCCTGCAGGAACTGCCCGAGCCGTCGTGCCCGGACATCGTCGATGTCGCCGGCTTTCGGCGTCCCTTCGGCCTCCTCGCTCGTGCGGGTTGGCTCCGTCGTCCAGTCGAAGTAGCCGCCGAACAGCGCCATGTTGCTTCGATCGGCGCCAGCAACGAGTAGTGGCGACTCCGAGCGGTCGCGAACGTTTGCTAAGATGCCCTCGCCCTGGAACACCGACGAGGTGAGAACCGTATCATGAGCCTCGTCGATGGCACGCGGGCGATAGACATCTGTCCGGAGTTCCTCGAAAAAGATGCGGTCCGGGTTCCCGGTCGCCTGAAAGACGGTGGCGACCTTGACCGGCCCGTAGGCTGGCGTGGCAGCAAGATCCTCGAAGAGTGGCTCGACTGCTGCATCCTCCTCACGCTCGTAAAACACTTCATTGACCTTCGCTTGGAAGGAGCTGGCCTCCCGGTTGCGAAGTTCCATGAACACCTCCCGGGCGAACGCATCGAACCCCTCCGGATCAAGCGCTTCCGGATGCTCACCGAGATACGGGAGGACATACAGACGGCGGCCGTCGCCCAGTCGTTCGAAGAACTCCTCGAACACGCTGTTGGCCGTGGCGATTGCGGCGGCAATTTCGTGTGTCAGGGGGCGATTCCGCCAAGCCTCCGACCCGTCCGGCGAGAGATCCGCAAAGTGCTCCCTCTGCTTTTTCGCATACATACCCAGGAGTCCGGCCGAGCCGCCAGTCACACGATCATCTTCTCCACTCACGTAGCCGACGCCGTCGGCTCCCGCATCGTCCACCGAGATGTTTTCGAACCGCTTGGCCTTCTGTTCGACCATCACCTCATTCAAGACCGGAACCTCGCCCGGCCACTGATATCGCTCCCCACCGGGGAGTTTGAGTCGGACTGTGACGAACACTTCGTGTTCCGTTTCTTCATCCTCGGGATCGAGCGGCACGTCCCCACGCGTGACGAGTTCGTCGATTCGGTCTTCGGCCGTGCCCAACTCCCGTAATGCTTCGAGGATCCACGCGTCTTCCACGTCGCGTTCGAGT
The Halalkaliarchaeum sp. AArc-CO DNA segment above includes these coding regions:
- a CDS encoding TM1802 family CRISPR-associated protein, yielding MSSKHQSVPQEASEAIERLPQRRPASLYDVAVQYSIFDWYETVTSGDLDFDLAPEYLAFMTPAAKSDLLGEPDNALVVYVDLTDPESPTFRDEQPIAFESVDASGRFKLGHSYPANKTSAMTDYSITTHKDASEHHLAGQRDDAWGTNNIKDRFTQWAHSDAADRVLERDVEDAWILEALRELGTAEDRIDELVTRGDVPLDPEDEETEHEVFVTVRLKLPGGERYQWPGEVPVLNEVMVEQKAKRFENISVDDAGADGVGYVSGEDDRVTGGSAGLLGMYAKKQREHFADLSPDGSEAWRNRPLTHEIAAAIATANSVFEEFFERLGDGRRLYVLPYLGEHPEALDPEGFDAFAREVFMELRNREASSFQAKVNEVFYEREEDAAVEPLFEDLAATPAYGPVKVATVFQATGNPDRIFFEELRTDVYRPRAIDEAHDTVLTSSVFQGEGILANVRDRSESPLLVAGADRSNMALFGGYFDWTTEPTRTSEEAEGTPKAGDIDDVRARRLGQFLQGEKLPVRTLLEEYLHLLVQEQRDLFDESDGSHVPARQVAEQYAQLRALAEIDALGDERRTAGRRTATQPTTTTTFATVTETASQPYQDRTQRLEDFIDTHEVLSSSEPHQAVFLLGGLVGRITAYQRREGVSSTLVRRYPIDYLTKQSIKEVTNEVIQMNNTYIESDDALPSTYNARYTDRLPNLMLARDPSDWDVTQNELQWVYALGITYGSNDIQIDTADTTEE